A single Altererythrobacter sp. BO-6 DNA region contains:
- a CDS encoding UDP-glucose/GDP-mannose dehydrogenase family protein, with amino-acid sequence MKIAMVGSGYVGLVSGACFADFGHDVVCIDKDQSKIDRLHAGVMPIYEPGLDALVESNVKAGRLSFTTDLAEGIRGAAAIFIAVGTPSRRGDGHADLSFVYAVAGEIGASLANDAVVVTKSTVPVGTGDEVERIIGASGTPHRVSVVSNPEFLREGAAIGDFKRPDRIVIGAEDDFGRDVMREVYRPLFLNESPILFTGRRSSELIKYAANAFLATKITFINEMADLCEKVGADVQDVSRGIGMDGRIGSKFLHAGPGYGGSCFPKDTLALLKTAEDYDSPVRIVEAVVKVNESRKRAMGRKVIDALGGAKAARGKRVALLGLTFKPNTDDMRDSPSIAIAQTLSDAGVSIAAYDPEGMEQARPLMPEVAICDSPYAAIEGADAIVIVTEWDAFRALDLDRVKTLAKTPLLVDLRNIYKPDDVRGKGFTYESIGRV; translated from the coding sequence ATGAAAATCGCAATGGTGGGATCGGGCTATGTCGGCCTTGTCTCAGGCGCCTGCTTTGCCGATTTCGGGCATGACGTGGTGTGCATCGACAAGGACCAGTCGAAGATCGACCGGCTGCATGCGGGTGTGATGCCGATTTACGAGCCCGGGCTCGATGCGCTGGTCGAAAGCAATGTGAAGGCCGGCCGGCTCAGCTTCACCACCGACCTTGCCGAAGGGATCAGGGGCGCCGCGGCAATCTTCATCGCGGTCGGCACACCCAGTCGGCGCGGCGACGGCCATGCCGACCTGTCGTTCGTCTATGCTGTGGCCGGGGAAATCGGCGCCAGCCTCGCCAACGATGCCGTGGTAGTCACCAAGTCGACTGTGCCTGTCGGCACCGGCGACGAGGTCGAGCGGATCATTGGCGCCAGCGGCACGCCCCACCGGGTTTCGGTGGTCTCGAACCCCGAGTTCTTGCGCGAAGGCGCCGCGATCGGCGACTTCAAGCGCCCGGATCGGATCGTGATCGGCGCAGAGGACGATTTCGGTCGCGACGTGATGCGTGAGGTTTATCGCCCGCTGTTCCTCAACGAGAGCCCGATCCTCTTCACCGGGCGCCGCTCGAGCGAGCTGATCAAATATGCTGCCAATGCGTTCCTCGCGACCAAGATCACGTTTATCAACGAGATGGCCGATCTGTGTGAGAAGGTCGGGGCGGACGTGCAGGATGTCAGTCGCGGCATCGGCATGGATGGCCGGATCGGCTCCAAGTTTCTGCACGCCGGGCCAGGATATGGCGGCTCGTGCTTCCCCAAGGACACGCTGGCGCTGCTCAAGACCGCCGAAGATTATGACAGTCCGGTGCGGATCGTCGAAGCGGTGGTCAAGGTCAACGAAAGCCGCAAGCGGGCGATGGGCCGCAAGGTGATCGATGCGCTGGGCGGGGCCAAGGCCGCTCGCGGCAAGCGGGTTGCGCTCTTGGGCCTGACCTTCAAGCCCAATACCGATGACATGCGCGATTCCCCGTCGATCGCGATCGCGCAGACGCTCAGCGATGCCGGGGTGAGCATCGCCGCCTACGATCCCGAAGGGATGGAGCAGGCCAGGCCGCTGATGCCCGAAGTGGCGATATGCGACAGCCCCTATGCCGCGATCGAAGGCGCCGACGCCATCGTCATCGTGACCGAATGGGACGCCTTCCGCGCACTCGACCTCGACCGCGTCAAGACGCTCGCCAAGACCCCGCTGCTGGTCGACCTCAGAAACATCTACAAACCCGACGATGTGCGCGGCAAGGGTTTCACCTACGAAAGTATCGGACGGGTTTAG
- the wecB gene encoding UDP-N-acetylglucosamine 2-epimerase (non-hydrolyzing), translating to MSQKFTVLIIFGTRPEAIKMAPVVKALRAEASIDARVCVTAQHREMLDQVLSLFEIVPDYDLDLMKPGQGLFEITNGVLAGLKGVLSDAAPDLVLVHGDTSTTLAASLAAYYERIPVGHVEAGLRTGNIYSPWPEEINRKVAGAISRLHFTPTVKSKQNLLLENTPGDHIIVTGNTVIDALLEVVEILEANEDLSRKFDEAFGIDTSQKLVLVTGHRRESFGDGFQRICDALEHLAERDGMRIIYPVHLNPNVKGPIEERLGSLERVTLIPPQDYLPFVHLMRRADVILTDSGGVQEEAPSLGKPVLVMRDTTERPEAVDAGTVMLVGTDAELIVQEVFRLLDDREAYLAMSRAHNPYGDGLASGRIRDAILEFFSSK from the coding sequence ATGTCACAGAAGTTTACAGTTCTAATAATATTTGGCACCCGGCCGGAGGCCATCAAGATGGCGCCCGTCGTGAAAGCATTGCGGGCAGAGGCATCCATCGATGCGCGTGTCTGTGTCACAGCCCAGCATCGTGAAATGCTCGATCAGGTCTTGAGCCTGTTTGAAATCGTGCCGGATTATGATCTCGATCTAATGAAGCCGGGCCAAGGTCTATTTGAGATCACTAACGGAGTGCTGGCAGGATTGAAGGGTGTATTGTCAGACGCGGCACCTGATCTGGTGCTCGTGCATGGAGATACCAGCACTACGCTCGCCGCCTCGTTGGCTGCTTATTATGAGCGCATTCCTGTCGGACATGTCGAGGCGGGGCTGCGGACCGGAAATATCTATTCGCCTTGGCCTGAGGAGATCAATCGAAAGGTTGCCGGTGCGATCAGCCGGCTGCACTTTACACCGACAGTAAAGTCCAAACAGAACCTGCTCTTGGAGAACACTCCAGGGGACCATATCATCGTCACGGGAAACACCGTGATCGACGCATTGCTTGAGGTGGTCGAGATTCTTGAGGCCAACGAAGATTTAAGTAGAAAGTTTGACGAAGCCTTCGGTATCGACACGTCACAAAAATTGGTGCTGGTAACCGGCCATCGGCGTGAAAGTTTTGGGGACGGATTTCAACGGATTTGCGATGCGCTGGAGCATTTGGCTGAGCGTGATGGCATGCGGATCATCTATCCGGTTCATTTGAATCCAAATGTCAAAGGACCGATTGAAGAGCGTTTGGGCTCGCTCGAGCGGGTCACGTTAATCCCGCCACAGGATTATCTGCCGTTCGTTCATCTGATGCGCCGAGCCGACGTCATTCTGACGGATTCCGGCGGCGTACAAGAGGAAGCGCCCTCGCTGGGCAAGCCCGTCCTGGTTATGCGGGACACGACCGAAAGGCCCGAGGCAGTTGATGCAGGAACGGTAATGCTCGTTGGGACTGACGCCGAACTGATTGTGCAAGAGGTATTTCGTCTTCTTGATGATCGTGAGGCTTATCTAGCCATGTCTCGGGCCCATAATCCTTACGGAGATGGTCTGGCCTCTGGCCGTATTCGTGACGCGATCCTCGAATTTTTCAGCTCCAAATAA
- the wecC gene encoding UDP-N-acetyl-D-mannosamine dehydrogenase, producing the protein MQFEKISVIGLGYIGLPTAAMFASRKIQVVGVDVNEVAVETINRGQIHIVEPDLDMVVHAAVNEGYLRATTTPEPADAFLIAVPTPFKGENHEPDLSYIEAASKAIAPFLEKGNLVVLESTSPVGATEAMADWLAAARPDLSFPQNAGEDSDVRIAHCPERVLPGKIMQELVSNDRVIGGVTPRCSQIAAALYGTFVTGECVVASSPRVAEMAKLTENSFRDVNIAFANELSMICDKLDIDVWELLSLANRHPRVNILRPGPGVGGHCIAVDPWFIVSSAPDQTKLIRIAREVNDKKPQYVIDKIVEAARKIPRPQIVCLGLSYKADVDDLRESPAVGIVKQLVDLEIGEIIVVEPFIEEIPIDLAKQGIILGNLESAIAEANIIVLLVDHAPFLRIDRSALEGKTLIDTRGAW; encoded by the coding sequence ATGCAGTTCGAAAAGATCTCGGTCATTGGATTGGGATATATTGGCTTGCCGACGGCTGCCATGTTCGCATCACGAAAGATTCAGGTAGTGGGGGTGGATGTGAACGAAGTCGCGGTAGAGACTATCAACCGTGGCCAAATCCACATTGTCGAGCCGGACCTTGATATGGTGGTGCATGCCGCGGTGAACGAAGGCTATTTACGCGCTACGACCACCCCTGAGCCAGCCGATGCGTTTCTGATTGCTGTGCCGACGCCGTTCAAGGGTGAGAACCATGAGCCAGACCTGTCATATATCGAGGCGGCCTCGAAAGCGATTGCGCCATTTCTTGAAAAGGGAAATCTGGTAGTATTGGAATCGACGTCTCCAGTGGGGGCGACCGAGGCAATGGCTGATTGGCTCGCTGCCGCGAGGCCGGACCTCAGCTTTCCGCAAAATGCTGGCGAGGACTCAGATGTTCGCATCGCCCATTGCCCGGAGCGCGTGCTTCCGGGCAAAATTATGCAGGAACTTGTCTCAAATGACCGCGTGATAGGTGGGGTGACTCCACGCTGCTCTCAGATTGCGGCAGCACTTTATGGGACCTTTGTAACCGGAGAATGTGTCGTTGCATCGAGCCCACGCGTCGCGGAGATGGCGAAGCTCACAGAAAACAGTTTTCGCGATGTGAACATTGCATTTGCGAATGAGCTGTCAATGATCTGTGACAAACTGGACATTGATGTTTGGGAACTACTTTCGCTGGCAAACAGACACCCCCGCGTAAATATCCTTCGGCCGGGGCCAGGTGTCGGCGGGCATTGTATAGCTGTCGATCCATGGTTCATCGTCTCATCGGCGCCTGATCAAACGAAATTGATCCGAATTGCGCGAGAGGTGAATGACAAGAAGCCTCAATATGTCATCGATAAGATCGTAGAGGCAGCAAGAAAGATTCCGAGGCCCCAAATTGTTTGCTTGGGGTTGAGCTACAAGGCCGACGTGGATGACCTGCGCGAAAGTCCCGCCGTCGGGATCGTTAAACAGTTGGTTGATCTAGAGATCGGCGAAATCATTGTTGTGGAGCCATTCATTGAGGAAATCCCGATCGATTTGGCCAAGCAAGGCATCATTCTAGGCAATCTGGAAAGCGCGATAGCAGAGGCGAATATCATCGTTCTTCTCGTCGATCACGCTCCCTTTCTGCGCATTGACCGTTCAGCATTAGAGGGAAAGACGCTCATCGATACAAGAGGCGCCTGGTGA
- the asnB gene encoding asparagine synthase (glutamine-hydrolyzing), translating into MCGIAGVYAPDVSPGHLDGAINRMIEAQRHRGPDSFGKFIDPALSCGLGHDRLSILDLSAAGHQPMSNEGELQVICYNGEVYNFDTLRAELEQSRSFLSHTDTEVILAAYERWGTRAFERLNGMFAFAILDRTRRKLILVRDRLGIKPLFYTESNGNFIFGSEIKTILASGLVGAEPNFGAMSEFIYFGNTLGTRTLYSNIRQLLPGHWISLDLASGELARPVPYWTVAGLPKWEEPIDEGSIVEKTKDLLDKAVQRQLHSDVPVGAFLSGGVDSSAIVALASRHYAGKLRTYTVGFDYIGSRNELPLAARVARHFNTDHHELHVAGDKIEETIERLAIAHDQPFADAANLPLFQLCEVLGGETKVILQGDGGDELFGGYRRYGYLGLPRVGRPLATLADWALGALSGHYGRRGFGAHRFFHALAQNDPAERMALLLSVEGPLSPPHRVFSPGLRHIIEAQDPFERYREVAEALPRLDDLQLMLHTDLQILLPDIFLQKVDRSTMAMSTEVRVPFLDFDLVDYVATVPARTKIGLKCRKKLLRKVLKGIVPQEVLDAPKSGFGVPIRDWLAGPLRSFAESRILAHAGPVGWFDGAVVRNLFNEHSTGRRDHSQILWKALQLALWRENSRFEMVAP; encoded by the coding sequence ATGTGCGGGATCGCCGGGGTCTACGCCCCCGACGTGTCTCCAGGACATCTGGATGGTGCCATTAATCGTATGATTGAAGCACAGCGTCATCGTGGGCCCGACTCCTTTGGAAAGTTTATCGACCCTGCGCTGTCCTGTGGCCTCGGCCATGATCGCCTGAGCATACTTGATCTAAGCGCGGCTGGCCATCAACCCATGTCCAACGAAGGCGAACTACAGGTTATTTGCTATAATGGAGAAGTCTATAACTTCGACACTTTGCGAGCGGAGTTGGAGCAATCCCGTTCGTTTTTAAGTCATACAGACACCGAGGTAATTCTCGCAGCATATGAACGCTGGGGCACTCGCGCCTTTGAACGCCTCAACGGAATGTTCGCATTCGCCATCCTTGACCGCACTCGCCGTAAGCTCATTCTTGTACGCGATCGCCTTGGCATCAAGCCGCTATTCTATACGGAATCGAACGGAAATTTCATCTTTGGCTCCGAGATCAAAACTATTTTGGCGAGCGGACTGGTGGGCGCGGAACCCAATTTTGGGGCAATGAGTGAATTCATTTACTTTGGGAATACGCTGGGGACTCGTACACTCTATTCTAATATTCGCCAGTTGCTGCCCGGGCATTGGATATCCCTTGATCTCGCGTCGGGGGAACTTGCAAGACCGGTCCCATATTGGACCGTAGCAGGCCTGCCGAAGTGGGAAGAGCCGATCGATGAAGGTTCGATCGTTGAAAAGACCAAAGATCTACTGGACAAAGCGGTTCAACGGCAACTGCACAGCGACGTGCCCGTCGGTGCCTTTTTAAGCGGTGGGGTCGACTCTTCGGCAATTGTGGCGCTAGCGAGCCGGCATTACGCTGGAAAGTTACGTACCTATACGGTCGGCTTTGACTATATCGGATCGCGTAACGAACTTCCGTTGGCGGCTAGGGTTGCCCGTCATTTCAATACAGACCATCATGAATTGCATGTTGCCGGAGACAAAATCGAAGAGACGATAGAGCGATTAGCGATTGCTCATGATCAACCTTTTGCCGATGCCGCCAATCTCCCGCTGTTCCAGCTCTGCGAAGTGCTTGGCGGAGAGACCAAGGTCATTTTGCAGGGCGACGGCGGCGATGAGCTCTTCGGTGGCTACAGGCGCTACGGATATCTTGGCTTGCCGCGTGTTGGCAGACCGTTGGCCACTCTAGCGGATTGGGCCTTGGGCGCATTGAGCGGTCATTATGGCAGGCGGGGATTCGGAGCGCATCGCTTTTTTCACGCCCTAGCACAAAATGATCCTGCCGAGCGGATGGCCCTATTGCTCAGTGTCGAGGGACCACTCAGCCCACCTCACCGTGTTTTCAGTCCCGGACTTCGGCATATCATTGAGGCTCAGGATCCATTCGAACGGTATCGAGAAGTTGCCGAGGCCCTGCCGCGCCTAGATGACCTACAGCTGATGTTGCACACTGATCTACAGATACTTCTTCCCGACATCTTCCTTCAAAAGGTCGACAGATCCACTATGGCGATGAGCACAGAAGTGCGAGTGCCGTTCTTGGACTTTGACCTTGTCGATTATGTTGCCACGGTTCCGGCTCGAACGAAGATAGGCCTGAAATGCCGCAAGAAGCTGCTACGCAAAGTTCTTAAGGGGATCGTGCCGCAGGAGGTGCTGGATGCGCCCAAGTCAGGTTTTGGGGTGCCCATAAGAGATTGGCTGGCAGGACCACTACGCTCCTTTGCCGAAAGTCGTATCTTAGCGCATGCTGGACCAGTTGGGTGGTTTGATGGTGCAGTCGTAAGAAATCTCTTTAACGAGCACTCCACAGGACGACGGGACCATTCGCAGATTTTGTGGAAAGCACTGCAATTGGCTCTTTGGCGTGAGAATAGCAGATTCGAGATGGTTGCGCCCTGA
- a CDS encoding serine O-acetyltransferase, with translation MINAIQVYRVGRWAFEHRIPIIPRLLDYVSRLLFSCWIPHRARIGRNVIVGYGGLSIVIHDEAIIGEGTEIDQGVTIGGNARGEGVAKIGNHVYIGAGAKILGPITIGDGAVIGANAVVTRDVPPSCVAVGVPARIVRTNINASDYLYHRANH, from the coding sequence ATGATCAATGCCATTCAGGTTTATCGTGTTGGGCGATGGGCATTTGAACATCGCATTCCCATTATACCTCGCCTGTTGGACTATGTCAGTCGCCTCCTCTTTTCGTGTTGGATACCGCACAGAGCACGCATCGGCCGAAATGTGATCGTCGGCTACGGAGGATTGTCTATCGTAATCCACGACGAAGCGATTATTGGCGAAGGCACCGAGATCGATCAGGGTGTTACTATTGGAGGGAATGCACGTGGGGAAGGCGTGGCAAAGATTGGCAATCACGTCTATATTGGCGCCGGCGCTAAGATCTTAGGTCCCATCACGATCGGCGACGGCGCGGTGATCGGGGCCAATGCCGTTGTCACGCGAGACGTCCCCCCCAGCTGCGTTGCAGTCGGCGTTCCTGCAAGAATTGTTCGCACCAATATTAACGCGTCTGACTATCTCTACCATCGCGCAAACCATTGA
- a CDS encoding glycosyltransferase family 4 protein, with protein sequence MQTKEMMRAFSSFSNNLHWFPTARRNYGANYRGGFANGEYSKLRCLFLGHVSKAKGIMVAAQAANTIPNIVLDVYGPLIDVDTEDFVNESVEYRGIVEPNEVHEIFAAYDVLLFPTSHPGEGYSGTLVEAAMAGLPIIASRWQSLPEMFADDEAIFIDAVCVDQLVAALRAIIDRPEDLHARSHRLVERSKIFDADRVFGDFLAACRKLTLNKRT encoded by the coding sequence TTGCAAACTAAAGAAATGATGAGGGCATTCTCTTCTTTCTCCAATAATCTGCATTGGTTCCCTACCGCTCGGCGCAATTACGGCGCCAACTACCGTGGAGGGTTCGCAAATGGTGAGTATTCAAAGCTGCGCTGTCTATTCCTTGGACATGTCAGCAAGGCGAAAGGCATAATGGTCGCAGCCCAGGCAGCCAATACAATCCCGAACATCGTCCTCGACGTTTATGGGCCACTTATCGATGTGGATACGGAGGACTTCGTCAACGAAAGTGTTGAGTATCGAGGCATTGTCGAGCCAAACGAAGTTCACGAAATTTTTGCAGCATACGATGTGTTGTTGTTCCCAACTTCGCATCCCGGCGAGGGATATTCGGGCACCTTGGTGGAGGCAGCAATGGCGGGCCTGCCGATTATTGCTTCCCGATGGCAGAGTCTGCCAGAGATGTTCGCTGACGATGAAGCGATCTTTATCGATGCCGTATGTGTAGATCAATTGGTCGCAGCATTGCGTGCCATCATCGATCGTCCCGAAGACTTACATGCTCGCTCGCATCGCTTGGTCGAAAGGTCGAAGATTTTCGATGCAGACCGTGTCTTTGGCGATTTTCTGGCAGCATGCCGTAAACTTACGTTGAACAAAAGAACCTAA
- the asnB gene encoding asparagine synthase (glutamine-hydrolyzing) — translation MCGIVGSISRSNSESFALAVDAMKHRGPDAAVIEHWELEGWRVSLGHRRLSILDLSEAANQPFTSECGNFTLIFNGEIYNHNDLRELLTAKGNRFRTRSDTEVLLAGLIYEGISFLAKANGMFAVALLDRRNRRLLLARDPFGIKPLYVSRNDDGGLIFASEMQALALAAGVTLVPDEAVFSEFLLNGFVYEPSSGFRGVEKVPPGSVVEFSLADAQVHHRRFYNPLTAPPKRESLDTLLTRQIGLEIEADVPVGVFFSGGIDSSVLVAACPRDLEAFFVDYGDEQIGDLQYAEAIAAKFKVPLKRVHHRSETLTADGIIEEFREVARGTEEPISDYTYLATRAISRLAREAGYKVMLSGMGGDELFAGYPRHAVAKYWHALRLAGRGLGVGAELLKRLPRLSKRAGRLKAYLGAPDFAQAYTALVGYFSAEEVSQMTGSHQGVEDAFDRIRTLLSPVRERSALRQAMYLDRFGFLAHNLTVTDRASMAESIEVRVPLLNAAAEAFVWGETDRELVRGLSGKLPLKAYLERHLPKQLIYRPKVGFNPPLDGRIAKIGKDRCVDLITKGRIANVVDPSVTRPWVFEHFEGRANNTYRLWQLIYFSLWLDEWQR, via the coding sequence ATGTGTGGAATTGTTGGCTCGATTTCGCGAAGCAACTCAGAGAGCTTTGCGCTTGCAGTTGACGCGATGAAACACCGTGGTCCCGATGCCGCTGTCATCGAACATTGGGAACTAGAGGGTTGGAGGGTGTCACTGGGCCACAGGCGATTAAGCATCCTCGACCTTAGCGAAGCGGCGAACCAGCCTTTCACAAGCGAATGCGGTAACTTCACGCTAATTTTTAATGGCGAGATCTATAATCACAACGACTTGCGTGAATTGCTGACCGCTAAGGGCAATCGTTTCCGAACGCGTTCGGATACAGAGGTCCTGCTAGCCGGGCTAATCTACGAAGGGATCTCATTTCTTGCCAAGGCCAATGGAATGTTCGCTGTCGCCCTTCTCGATCGGAGAAACCGGCGCTTGCTTCTCGCGCGCGATCCGTTCGGGATCAAACCATTGTACGTCTCTCGTAATGATGACGGAGGATTGATCTTCGCCTCGGAGATGCAGGCGCTCGCTCTGGCCGCTGGAGTAACTCTGGTGCCAGACGAGGCCGTTTTTTCTGAATTCTTGCTCAACGGGTTCGTGTATGAACCTTCTTCTGGCTTTCGAGGAGTGGAAAAAGTGCCGCCGGGCTCGGTGGTCGAGTTTAGCCTAGCCGACGCCCAAGTTCACCATAGACGTTTCTACAATCCCTTGACGGCGCCCCCAAAAAGGGAGTCGCTAGATACGTTGCTCACAAGACAGATCGGACTAGAAATTGAGGCCGATGTGCCAGTTGGTGTGTTTTTTAGTGGCGGCATTGACTCCTCCGTTCTCGTCGCTGCGTGCCCGCGCGATTTAGAAGCATTCTTCGTTGATTATGGTGACGAACAGATCGGTGATCTTCAGTATGCCGAAGCTATCGCCGCCAAATTCAAAGTTCCGCTCAAGCGGGTGCACCATCGCTCCGAAACGCTAACGGCTGATGGCATCATCGAGGAATTTCGAGAGGTGGCGCGCGGCACCGAAGAGCCCATTTCGGATTACACTTATCTTGCAACCCGCGCGATCTCCCGCCTTGCTCGGGAGGCGGGCTATAAAGTGATGTTAAGCGGCATGGGCGGCGACGAGCTGTTCGCTGGATATCCGCGCCACGCCGTCGCCAAATACTGGCATGCCCTTCGATTGGCTGGCCGGGGATTAGGCGTAGGGGCCGAGCTACTTAAGCGCCTTCCAAGACTAAGCAAACGTGCCGGACGATTGAAGGCCTACTTGGGCGCCCCCGACTTTGCCCAAGCATATACAGCGCTAGTAGGCTACTTTTCGGCAGAAGAAGTCTCCCAAATGACGGGTTCGCATCAAGGGGTCGAAGATGCCTTCGATCGCATTCGCACCCTGCTCTCTCCAGTTCGTGAGAGATCTGCACTTCGTCAGGCAATGTACCTAGATAGATTTGGCTTTCTAGCGCACAATCTCACCGTCACGGATCGAGCTAGCATGGCGGAAAGCATTGAAGTTCGGGTTCCTTTGCTGAACGCGGCGGCTGAGGCATTTGTGTGGGGCGAAACCGATCGTGAGCTTGTGCGTGGGCTATCGGGTAAATTACCCCTCAAGGCTTACCTGGAGCGACACCTCCCGAAGCAATTAATTTATAGACCGAAGGTAGGATTCAACCCTCCGCTTGATGGCCGTATCGCCAAGATCGGTAAGGATCGATGCGTCGATCTCATTACTAAAGGACGCATCGCTAACGTGGTTGACCCCTCTGTCACGCGGCCATGGGTCTTTGAGCATTTTGAAGGGCGTGCGAATAATACATATCGCTTGTGGCAGCTGATATATTTCTCGCTTTGGCTCGACGAGTGGCAGAGGTAA
- a CDS encoding class I SAM-dependent methyltransferase, with protein MGIVETFDRRFYPQFDGSWDDVIFRRHILQAITPEMEILDLGAGAGIVEAMNFRGLVRRVCGVDLDPRVADNPFLDEGLVADARNIPYPDCSFDLVFADNVMEHIEEPDLVFAEIARILRPGGKFLFKTPNKTHYMPLIAQLTPHRFHQWINRKRGRNEVDTFPTRYKCNTPNRVKKISNPIGFYVDYIELIEGRPEYLRINGAIYIFGILYERLVNSTNFLRNFRILMIARLSKPARS; from the coding sequence ATGGGAATCGTAGAAACTTTCGACCGGCGATTTTATCCTCAGTTTGATGGAAGTTGGGATGATGTGATTTTCAGAAGACATATCTTGCAGGCGATCACCCCGGAAATGGAGATACTCGACTTAGGCGCGGGCGCGGGTATCGTTGAGGCAATGAATTTCCGCGGGCTGGTGCGCCGTGTCTGTGGCGTCGATCTCGACCCGCGTGTTGCCGACAATCCATTCCTCGACGAAGGTCTGGTCGCAGATGCCAGGAATATTCCTTATCCAGATTGCAGCTTCGATCTAGTTTTTGCCGACAATGTGATGGAACACATTGAAGAGCCAGATTTGGTGTTCGCAGAAATAGCGCGCATCTTGCGACCCGGAGGTAAGTTCCTCTTCAAGACGCCCAACAAGACCCATTATATGCCTTTGATCGCGCAACTAACCCCGCACCGTTTCCACCAATGGATCAATCGGAAACGAGGACGGAACGAGGTTGACACCTTTCCGACTCGCTACAAGTGCAATACACCCAATAGGGTAAAAAAAATCTCTAATCCAATCGGATTTTATGTTGATTATATTGAATTAATTGAGGGGAGGCCTGAATACTTGAGGATAAATGGCGCGATTTATATTTTCGGAATATTATATGAGCGGCTAGTCAATTCTACAAATTTTCTTCGAAATTTTCGAATACTGATGATTGCGAGATTGTCAAAGCCGGCAAGATCTTGA
- a CDS encoding alginate lyase family protein → MTSPIGFRLLNSEGDLLRHGWGGETKPRLWRYNQHYFDDLNAYAAEDRRQWHSDLLGQWVTDNPPASGVGWESYPTSLRIVNWVKWALANNALSDEVIHSLAVQSRWLRKRLEWHLLGNHLFANAKALVFAGLFFSGEEADAWLRTGVEILHEQLPEQVLDDGAQFELSPMYHALALEDLLDLVNVTRAYGRDNLAREFASRISAMLKWLLGMSHPDGDVAFFNDAAIGIAPGNAELLRYAQDLGFNLEPPADGITYHVQSGYLRMALGPAVVVADLARIGPDYLPGHAHADTLSFELSLYGKRFVVNSGTSVYGTGPERQRQRGTAAHSTLVVDDEDSSEVWSGFRVGRRAKPFDVAAYEDGTNLIAHGAHDGYTHLPGSPVHRRRWRLSEDRLFVEDTVEGFGAHQLEAYFHLGPGICTVAETANGIVELRDINSGHQATFSAEGGTVEVMPSSWHPEFGLSVATKVIRVSAEVSLPHTLRCELAWSAQ, encoded by the coding sequence ATGACCAGCCCAATTGGCTTTCGATTGCTCAATAGCGAGGGCGACTTGTTGCGACACGGGTGGGGTGGGGAAACCAAGCCCAGACTTTGGCGTTATAATCAGCACTATTTCGATGATCTCAACGCCTACGCTGCAGAAGATAGAAGGCAATGGCACTCCGACCTGCTCGGGCAATGGGTTACGGATAACCCGCCGGCGAGTGGAGTGGGCTGGGAGTCCTACCCCACATCGCTTAGGATAGTGAATTGGGTAAAGTGGGCGTTGGCAAACAATGCGTTGTCTGACGAAGTGATCCATAGCCTTGCGGTGCAGTCACGCTGGCTACGAAAGCGGCTCGAATGGCACCTTTTAGGCAATCATCTATTTGCGAACGCAAAGGCGCTGGTTTTTGCTGGGCTCTTTTTCTCGGGCGAAGAAGCGGACGCATGGCTGCGAACTGGTGTTGAAATCTTGCATGAGCAATTGCCAGAACAGGTGCTCGATGACGGCGCTCAATTCGAGCTCAGCCCAATGTATCATGCGCTCGCTCTCGAGGATTTACTGGACTTGGTTAATGTGACCCGCGCCTATGGTCGGGACAATCTTGCTCGGGAATTCGCATCTCGCATATCGGCCATGCTCAAATGGCTGCTTGGGATGAGCCACCCTGACGGCGATGTCGCTTTCTTCAACGATGCGGCGATCGGGATCGCGCCCGGCAATGCTGAGCTGCTGCGCTATGCGCAGGATCTGGGCTTCAACCTAGAGCCGCCGGCTGATGGGATCACTTATCATGTACAATCCGGCTATTTACGGATGGCTCTTGGGCCTGCGGTCGTAGTTGCTGACCTTGCTCGTATCGGCCCTGACTATCTGCCAGGCCATGCACATGCGGACACGCTCAGTTTTGAACTCTCTCTTTATGGGAAGCGCTTCGTCGTAAACTCGGGGACGTCCGTGTACGGAACTGGCCCCGAAAGGCAGCGTCAGCGTGGAACCGCAGCGCATTCAACGTTGGTCGTAGATGACGAAGATTCGTCGGAGGTGTGGTCAGGTTTTCGTGTCGGACGGAGAGCTAAGCCGTTCGATGTCGCTGCTTATGAAGACGGGACCAACCTGATCGCGCACGGTGCGCATGATGGGTACACCCACTTGCCGGGTAGTCCGGTGCATCGGCGCAGATGGCGCCTCAGCGAAGACCGGCTGTTTGTTGAGGACACAGTTGAAGGTTTCGGCGCTCACCAGCTCGAGGCCTATTTCCACTTGGGCCCTGGGATATGCACCGTCGCCGAAACGGCAAATGGTATTGTGGAGCTCAGGGATATCAATAGCGGACACCAGGCTACATTTTCAGCTGAAGGTGGAACTGTTGAAGTCATGCCGTCGAGCTGGCATCCGGAATTCGGTTTAAGTGTTGCGACTAAAGTGATCCGCGTTAGCGCTGAAGTATCGTTACCCCATACCCTGCGATGCGAGTTGGCTTGGAGCGCGCAATGA